In the genome of Paenibacillus sp. FSL R5-0766, one region contains:
- a CDS encoding thioredoxin family protein translates to MKPITSKMLMRSVWEGMPQAVFIYTPLCGTCAAARRMLEVVEHMLPEGILFEMNIHDIPELVQQFQISSVPAVMLFDGQLDVPKMVYRMSSVEHLLSEIRKAVLK, encoded by the coding sequence ATGAAGCCAATTACATCCAAAATGTTAATGCGCAGTGTATGGGAAGGCATGCCACAGGCTGTATTTATATATACCCCTTTATGTGGGACATGTGCGGCAGCACGGCGTATGTTAGAGGTCGTTGAGCACATGCTGCCAGAAGGTATTTTATTCGAAATGAACATTCATGACATTCCTGAACTTGTACAACAATTTCAAATTTCAAGCGTTCCAGCAGTGATGCTTTTTGACGGCCAGTTAGATGTTCCAAAAATGGTTTATCGGATGAGCTCTGTGGAGCATTTGCTCTCGGAGATCCGGAAGGCGGTGCTGAAATGA
- a CDS encoding cyclic-phosphate processing receiver domain-containing protein, with amino-acid sequence MHVFLDDYRACPKGFVLATNAEECLMLLREGDVDILSLDYELGPDSPNGGEVAASIVREGLFPREIYLHTSSMFGKRQMYEMLYSNKPDSVTIHNGPMTGEVMLRVAAGEES; translated from the coding sequence ATGCATGTTTTTTTGGATGACTATCGGGCATGTCCGAAAGGATTTGTTCTGGCAACGAATGCTGAAGAGTGCCTGATGCTGCTAAGAGAAGGTGACGTGGACATTTTGTCTCTGGATTATGAGCTTGGTCCAGACTCGCCCAATGGCGGTGAGGTCGCGGCATCTATTGTACGAGAAGGTTTATTTCCGCGCGAGATCTATTTGCATACGTCCAGTATGTTTGGGAAACGCCAGATGTACGAGATGTTATATAGCAATAAACCGGATTCGGTAACCATTCATAATGGACCAATGACGGGTGAGGTCATGCTGCGTGTTGCCGCGGGAGAAGAAAGTTAA
- a CDS encoding deoxyribonuclease IV translates to MRPKTGIGAHVSTRGGFLQAAKRAHAMGATAFQYFPKNPRSLGLKSLDLKDAEQCRDWCEQQGLASIAHSPYPTNPALGMTRGEAGFHATIASIRNDLEISNACGSVGTVVHFGHIKTNDPLEGYQNLIHCLDTALENWNGHSKVLIENQAGDHGPMGTTMEEMIQIRKLSRYPEHIAFCFDTCHAFASGLWSSGNEAAMLDKGRMLGYWDNVAAVHFNDSKYASGSCKDRHARIGQGYIGNESMKALLKAPEFQNAVVVLETETGEDGTHHDDIALMRSWL, encoded by the coding sequence ATGAGGCCTAAAACCGGAATCGGGGCACATGTCAGCACGAGAGGTGGATTTCTTCAGGCAGCCAAAAGAGCACATGCGATGGGGGCAACAGCATTTCAGTATTTTCCGAAGAACCCGCGTAGCCTTGGCCTGAAAAGTCTGGATCTCAAGGATGCTGAGCAGTGCAGGGATTGGTGTGAACAGCAGGGACTTGCTTCGATTGCACATTCACCCTATCCCACGAATCCGGCGTTGGGTATGACCCGTGGAGAGGCGGGGTTTCATGCTACAATAGCTTCTATTCGCAATGATCTTGAAATTTCGAATGCTTGCGGTTCTGTTGGGACGGTGGTCCATTTCGGACATATCAAAACAAACGATCCGCTGGAGGGTTATCAGAACCTCATTCATTGTCTGGATACCGCCTTGGAGAATTGGAATGGACATTCAAAGGTACTGATTGAAAATCAGGCAGGTGATCATGGCCCGATGGGCACGACGATGGAAGAAATGATACAGATTCGCAAATTGAGCCGATATCCGGAGCATATTGCTTTTTGTTTTGACACATGCCATGCTTTTGCTTCAGGTTTGTGGTCGTCAGGCAACGAAGCGGCGATGCTCGATAAGGGCAGGATGCTCGGGTATTGGGATAATGTTGCTGCTGTCCATTTTAATGATTCCAAATATGCGTCTGGTTCGTGTAAGGATAGACATGCGAGGATCGGACAGGGATATATCGGAAATGAATCAATGAAGGCATTGTTAAAGGCGCCTGAGTTCCAAAATGCGGTTGTTGTGCTCGAGACAGAAACGGGCGAAGATGGAACGCACCATGATGATATAGCGCTCATGCGTTCCTGGTTATAA
- a CDS encoding DNA-formamidopyrimidine glycosylase family protein, translated as MPELPEMENYRTLLSEKILDLLITGVVINRDKTINTEPDLFINELTGNRIIFVERRAKHLIFHLANGKRLVLHLMLGGMIFWGTEEERPDRSTQVEIQFGDHILFFIGLRLGYLHLLTSKETEEAMSDLGPEPLDRRMNVERFASLLKGRRGTLKTTLVNQHIIAGIGNCYSDEIAFAAGLRPSSKTQNIAASPELTERLFHSMQSVLREAASEGGYMEMPLMQGDTKTGSFDEQCRVYDREGETCPRCGGTIERVEITGKKAFFCPKCQHEA; from the coding sequence ATGCCGGAACTACCGGAAATGGAAAATTACCGGACCTTGCTGTCCGAGAAAATACTTGATCTACTGATTACAGGTGTGGTAATTAACCGTGATAAAACGATAAATACGGAGCCTGATCTGTTCATCAATGAACTTACAGGTAATCGCATCATATTTGTTGAGCGCCGAGCGAAGCATCTGATTTTCCACTTGGCTAATGGTAAACGTCTGGTGCTGCACCTCATGTTAGGCGGTATGATTTTCTGGGGCACGGAAGAGGAACGCCCTGATCGTTCCACACAAGTGGAAATTCAGTTTGGCGATCACATTTTATTCTTTATCGGACTGCGCTTGGGTTATTTACATCTGCTTACTTCGAAAGAAACCGAAGAGGCGATGTCTGATCTTGGACCTGAACCTTTGGATCGACGGATGAACGTGGAACGTTTTGCTTCCCTGTTGAAAGGTCGCCGGGGTACGCTCAAGACAACGTTGGTAAACCAACATATTATTGCGGGGATTGGCAATTGTTATTCGGATGAGATTGCTTTTGCTGCCGGTCTGAGACCAAGCTCCAAAACGCAGAACATCGCGGCTTCACCTGAGCTGACGGAGCGTTTGTTCCATTCGATGCAGTCGGTGTTGCGTGAAGCAGCTTCTGAGGGCGGTTATATGGAAATGCCGCTGATGCAAGGGGATACGAAGACAGGAAGTTTTGACGAGCAATGTCGCGTATACGATCGGGAAGGCGAGACTTGTCCGCGCTGCGGGGGAACAATTGAACGAGTGGAAATTACGGGCAAGAAGGCGTTCTTCTGTCCGAAATGCCAGCATGAGGCCTAA
- a CDS encoding TIGR01457 family HAD-type hydrolase, with translation MIKAYLIDLDGTLYHGRHRIEGADQLIRTLQELGKPYLFVTNNSSRTPQGVADHLNGMGIPADASQVCTSAVAAAEYVAEESPGATVACIGEAGLLQAIEEAGLQLTEDAPEYVIQGIDREFSYHKLTKALRWINAGSKFIMTNPDLQLPSDDGLTPGAGTIGAAIEAATGVHPTVIGKPSSVIMKSAISRLNLASHEVAVIGDNMRTDIAAGVAAGCETLLVLTGITTRDNMDGHIQAAKARPDHVFEDLHKLMEWLSQEADQASKKG, from the coding sequence GTGATTAAGGCCTATCTGATTGACTTGGATGGTACGCTCTATCATGGCAGACATCGTATCGAAGGAGCCGATCAGCTTATTCGAACACTGCAAGAGCTAGGAAAGCCGTATTTATTCGTAACAAATAATTCTTCCCGTACACCACAAGGTGTGGCAGATCATCTGAACGGGATGGGCATACCTGCCGACGCGTCTCAAGTATGCACTTCTGCAGTGGCAGCTGCTGAATATGTTGCTGAAGAGTCCCCAGGTGCAACAGTGGCATGTATCGGAGAAGCAGGATTGCTGCAAGCCATAGAAGAAGCAGGACTACAGCTGACGGAAGATGCGCCAGAATATGTGATACAGGGGATTGATCGTGAATTTTCCTATCATAAACTGACCAAGGCGCTAAGGTGGATTAATGCGGGATCAAAATTCATCATGACCAACCCGGATCTGCAGCTTCCTTCCGATGATGGACTGACACCTGGGGCGGGGACTATTGGAGCAGCAATTGAAGCAGCAACCGGAGTCCATCCTACAGTCATAGGAAAGCCATCGAGTGTTATAATGAAGTCGGCCATTAGCAGGCTAAACCTGGCGTCTCATGAAGTGGCAGTGATCGGAGATAATATGCGAACCGATATTGCAGCTGGAGTGGCAGCAGGGTGTGAGACACTGTTGGTACTTACCGGTATCACAACACGGGATAATATGGATGGACACATTCAAGCGGCGAAGGCTCGACCTGATCATGTGTTTGAAGATTTGCATAAATTGATGGAGTGGCTGTCGCAAGAGGCAGACCAAGCTTCCAAAAAGGGGTAA
- the rnz gene encoding ribonuclease Z encodes MELYFLGTNAGVPTLQRNVTSIGLRMLDERRALWLFDCGEGTQHQILSSPLKLSKLEKIFITHLHGDHVFGLPGLLSSRAYQGGTTPLTVYGPPGTERMISTTMELSQSRVNYDLNIVEHTGGVLFEDDSFIVEAALLEHRIDSYGYRITEKDRPGSLDPAKLAEYGLKPGPLFGRLKRGETITLDNGDSLRPEDVLGAPKRGMVITILGDTRPCDNVQPLSINADVLVHEATFMHDLADTAHEYYHSTSKQAAEAARAANVGQLIMTHFSSRYKDEDQLQPLLEEAQSVFPNTRLANEHQLIPVVHRKQES; translated from the coding sequence ATGGAACTATATTTCCTGGGAACTAATGCTGGTGTACCTACGCTTCAACGGAATGTAACTTCCATTGGGCTACGCATGTTGGATGAGCGCAGAGCTTTGTGGTTGTTTGACTGCGGGGAAGGAACGCAGCATCAGATTTTAAGTTCTCCGCTTAAACTGAGCAAATTGGAGAAAATATTCATTACACATCTGCATGGTGATCATGTATTTGGACTTCCAGGACTGCTTTCGAGCAGAGCCTATCAAGGTGGCACCACACCATTAACCGTATATGGTCCGCCAGGTACGGAACGAATGATCAGTACAACAATGGAGCTTAGCCAATCCCGGGTTAACTATGATTTGAATATCGTGGAACATACGGGCGGCGTCCTGTTCGAGGATGACAGTTTTATTGTGGAAGCAGCTTTGCTTGAGCATCGGATTGACAGCTATGGATACCGGATCACGGAAAAAGATCGCCCAGGAAGCCTGGACCCAGCCAAACTGGCGGAATACGGTTTGAAACCAGGCCCATTGTTCGGCCGGCTGAAACGTGGAGAAACCATTACGTTGGATAACGGTGATTCGCTTCGTCCAGAAGATGTATTGGGAGCGCCAAAGCGTGGTATGGTAATCACCATATTGGGTGATACACGTCCATGTGACAATGTACAGCCTCTTTCCATCAATGCAGATGTACTTGTACATGAAGCTACATTCATGCATGATCTGGCCGATACAGCACATGAGTACTATCATAGTACTTCTAAACAAGCGGCAGAAGCGGCTAGAGCAGCCAATGTAGGGCAACTAATCATGACTCACTTCAGTTCACGCTATAAGGATGAGGATCAACTTCAGCCCCTTTTGGAAGAGGCGCAGTCCGTATTCCCGAATACCAGACTTGCAAACGAACACCAGCTTATTCCTGTCGTGCATCGCAAGCAAGAATCTTAA
- the metH gene encoding methionine synthase, which yields MDKISLHDALKQRILILDGAMGTMIQQVDLTGEDFGGEDLDGCNEMLVLTRPELIQRIHEEYLEAGADLIETNTFGATSVVLAEYDIQDRAREINLEAARIAKAAVDRFSTPESPRYVVGAMGPTTKTLSVTGGVTFQELIDSYLEQALALIEGGVDALLLETSQDTLNVKAGSIGIQQAFEQSGVTLPLMISGTIEPMGTTLAGQNIESFYISLEHLNPISVGLNCATGPEFMRDHIRSLSGMASVAVSCYPNAGLPDENGNYHESPDSLAQKIGAFAEQGWLNIAGGCCGTTPAHIRAMRDTLAQYPPREMNGTHPPALSGIEPIYIEQDNRPYMVGERTNVLGSRKFKRLIVEGKYEEASEIARAQVKNGAHIVDVCVQDPDREESEDMVKFLELVVKKVKVPLMIDTTDASVIDLALQYSQGKAIINSINLEDGEEKFELITPLLHKYGGAVVVGTIDERGQAISREDKLDVAKRSYDLLVNKYGLKPEDLIFDTLVFPVGTGDEQYIGSAKETIEGIRVIKEAMPECHTILGISNISFGLPEAGREVLNSVFLYECTKAGLDYAIVNTEKLERYASIPEEERRLSEELLYNTNDETLAAFVAAFRNKKVEKKEKISNLSLEERLASYVVEGSKEGLLPDLEQALAKYTALQVINGPLMRGMEEVGRLFNNNELIVAEVLQSAEVMKASVAYLEQFMEKNETSVKGKIILATVKGDVHDIGKNLVEIILSNNGYRIINLGIKVPPERIIEAYREEKVDAIGLSGLLVKSAQQMILTAQDLRTAGIDVPIMVGGAALTRKFTKNRIRPEYNGMVVYAKDAMDGLDLANKLMNPVSREVMQLEMEAEKEADASSAVAVQALPELTRVERSDIAVDNPVLVPPDLERHTMRNYPLSHILPYVNMQMLLGHHLGLRGSVEQLLASGDKKATDLKAVVDDIMQEAVRDGIIQAHAMYRFFPAQSSGNSIIIYDPKDTSNILHTFTFPRQKVEPFLCLSDFLKPVESGQMDYVGFMVVTAGHGVRELSTAWKDQGDYLRSHALQSVALEVAEGLAERVHHMMRDIWGFPDSAQMTMKQRHGARYQGIRVSFGYPACPDLEDQGPLFKLLQPEDIGVELTEGFMMEPEASVSAMVFSHPQAKYFNVEKA from the coding sequence TTGGATAAGATTAGTCTACACGATGCATTAAAACAACGAATATTAATCCTCGACGGTGCAATGGGGACCATGATTCAACAAGTTGATCTGACTGGCGAAGATTTTGGCGGCGAAGATCTGGATGGATGTAATGAAATGTTAGTGCTTACTCGTCCAGAGCTGATCCAGCGCATTCATGAAGAATATCTGGAGGCTGGCGCCGATTTAATTGAAACCAATACATTTGGTGCGACATCCGTTGTGCTTGCTGAGTACGATATTCAGGATCGGGCACGCGAGATCAACCTGGAAGCAGCCAGAATTGCGAAAGCTGCGGTTGATCGTTTCTCTACACCTGAATCTCCACGTTATGTGGTAGGTGCGATGGGACCAACAACCAAAACACTGTCTGTAACTGGGGGAGTAACGTTCCAGGAACTTATCGACAGTTATTTGGAGCAAGCGCTTGCTTTAATAGAGGGAGGCGTTGATGCGCTACTACTCGAAACCTCACAGGATACCCTCAATGTAAAAGCAGGCAGCATTGGAATTCAGCAGGCCTTCGAACAGAGTGGCGTTACACTGCCTCTGATGATATCAGGAACGATCGAACCGATGGGAACGACCCTTGCGGGTCAGAACATCGAATCCTTTTATATATCCTTAGAACACCTTAACCCAATTTCGGTAGGACTAAACTGTGCTACGGGTCCGGAGTTCATGCGTGATCACATTCGCTCTCTTTCCGGAATGGCATCGGTTGCCGTTAGTTGTTACCCGAACGCGGGTCTTCCGGATGAGAATGGTAATTACCATGAGTCACCAGACTCGCTTGCTCAGAAGATTGGTGCTTTTGCCGAACAGGGCTGGTTGAATATTGCTGGTGGATGTTGCGGGACAACCCCTGCACATATTCGGGCGATGCGCGACACACTTGCCCAGTACCCCCCAAGAGAAATGAACGGAACACATCCACCGGCATTGTCTGGTATAGAACCAATCTATATTGAACAGGACAATCGTCCATATATGGTCGGTGAGCGTACGAACGTGCTGGGATCACGGAAATTCAAACGCCTCATTGTAGAAGGCAAATATGAAGAAGCTTCGGAAATTGCTCGTGCTCAAGTGAAAAATGGAGCGCACATTGTTGACGTGTGTGTACAAGATCCGGACCGTGAAGAGTCTGAAGACATGGTGAAGTTCCTTGAACTGGTTGTGAAAAAAGTAAAAGTTCCTCTCATGATTGATACGACAGATGCTTCAGTAATTGATCTGGCCCTTCAGTACTCACAAGGTAAAGCGATAATTAACTCCATTAACCTTGAGGATGGCGAAGAGAAATTTGAGCTGATTACGCCGTTGCTTCATAAATATGGTGGTGCGGTAGTTGTCGGAACGATTGACGAACGAGGTCAGGCGATTAGTCGGGAAGACAAGCTTGACGTAGCGAAGCGCTCTTACGATTTGCTGGTGAACAAATATGGTCTCAAACCAGAAGACCTAATTTTTGATACGTTGGTGTTCCCAGTTGGGACCGGAGATGAACAGTACATCGGTTCAGCTAAAGAAACTATTGAAGGTATAAGAGTAATTAAGGAAGCGATGCCAGAGTGTCATACGATCCTCGGGATCAGTAACATTTCATTCGGACTGCCAGAAGCAGGCCGTGAGGTGTTGAACTCAGTTTTCTTATATGAATGTACCAAAGCAGGTCTCGATTATGCGATCGTGAACACAGAGAAACTGGAGCGTTATGCCTCCATTCCGGAAGAAGAACGCAGACTCTCGGAAGAACTTTTATATAACACAAATGATGAAACACTGGCAGCGTTCGTAGCGGCGTTTCGTAACAAGAAGGTTGAGAAGAAGGAAAAAATCTCAAACCTTTCATTAGAAGAGCGTCTCGCTTCATATGTAGTCGAAGGAAGTAAAGAAGGATTGTTGCCAGATCTCGAACAGGCACTTGCCAAATATACAGCACTTCAAGTGATTAACGGTCCACTGATGCGGGGGATGGAGGAAGTAGGTCGTCTCTTTAACAACAATGAGTTGATTGTAGCTGAGGTGTTGCAGAGTGCGGAGGTTATGAAGGCTTCTGTAGCATATCTGGAGCAATTTATGGAGAAGAATGAGACTTCGGTTAAAGGCAAGATCATTCTCGCCACGGTCAAGGGCGATGTGCATGACATCGGTAAGAACCTGGTTGAGATCATCCTGTCGAATAACGGTTACCGAATCATTAATTTGGGTATAAAAGTACCACCAGAACGTATCATTGAGGCATACCGAGAAGAAAAAGTCGACGCAATCGGCCTCTCGGGTCTATTGGTAAAATCAGCGCAACAGATGATTCTTACCGCTCAGGATTTGCGAACAGCAGGTATTGATGTGCCTATTATGGTTGGCGGAGCGGCGCTAACACGTAAATTCACCAAAAATCGTATTCGTCCTGAATATAACGGAATGGTTGTATATGCGAAAGATGCGATGGACGGTCTGGATCTGGCGAACAAATTGATGAATCCCGTTTCACGTGAAGTGATGCAACTGGAGATGGAAGCAGAAAAAGAAGCTGATGCTTCAAGTGCTGTAGCTGTTCAGGCTCTTCCAGAGCTTACGCGAGTGGAGCGTTCGGATATTGCTGTAGATAATCCGGTTCTTGTCCCGCCTGACCTGGAGCGGCATACGATGCGTAACTACCCATTATCACATATCCTGCCATATGTGAACATGCAGATGTTGCTTGGACATCATCTGGGGTTGCGCGGTTCAGTAGAACAACTGCTTGCTTCAGGTGATAAGAAGGCTACCGACCTGAAAGCAGTCGTGGATGATATCATGCAAGAAGCTGTTCGTGACGGGATTATTCAGGCACATGCCATGTATCGTTTCTTCCCTGCTCAGTCCAGTGGTAACAGCATCATCATCTATGATCCAAAGGACACCAGCAATATTTTGCATACTTTTACGTTCCCACGTCAAAAAGTCGAGCCGTTCCTGTGCCTGTCCGACTTCCTGAAGCCTGTTGAATCCGGTCAGATGGATTACGTTGGTTTCATGGTTGTTACGGCCGGACACGGTGTACGTGAACTATCCACGGCGTGGAAAGATCAAGGGGATTACCTTCGCTCGCATGCTCTGCAATCCGTAGCGCTTGAAGTAGCAGAGGGATTAGCTGAGCGTGTGCATCATATGATGAGAGATATATGGGGATTCCCGGATTCAGCCCAGATGACCATGAAGCAACGTCACGGTGCACGCTATCAAGGGATCAGGGTATCCTTTGGATATCCGGCTTGTCCGGATTTGGAAGACCAAGGGCCGCTGTTCAAGTTGCTGCAGCCTGAGGATATCGGGGTGGAATTGACGGAAGGTTTCATGATGGAACCTGAAGCTTCCGTATCAGCGATGGTATTCAGCCATCCGCAAGCTAAGTATTTTAATGTAGAGAAGGCATAA
- a CDS encoding cupin domain-containing protein — translation MAEIVIRNTNERITGDENVRNFLNKYDVLYEKWDASKLNTDLQNNFGLTDEQKTEVLETYDYEIRDLAARRGYQIWDVITLSEQTPDIEEKLAKFEEIHTHAEDEIRAIVAGKGIFVIKAKDDVGYFNVELSPGDVISVPENTPHFFTLMENKQIIAVRLFIEKDGWIADPYPDPTFIKQA, via the coding sequence ATGGCTGAAATTGTTATCCGAAATACGAACGAACGCATCACTGGTGACGAAAATGTTCGAAATTTCTTGAACAAATACGATGTATTATATGAGAAGTGGGACGCTTCCAAACTGAACACTGATCTGCAAAATAACTTTGGATTAACTGATGAACAGAAAACCGAGGTTTTAGAAACTTACGATTATGAAATCAGAGATTTGGCTGCACGTCGCGGATACCAGATCTGGGATGTCATCACACTGTCCGAACAAACACCAGATATCGAAGAAAAGCTGGCCAAGTTCGAAGAGATCCACACCCACGCTGAAGATGAGATTCGTGCAATTGTTGCTGGTAAAGGAATCTTTGTTATCAAAGCTAAAGATGATGTGGGCTACTTTAATGTAGAACTGTCTCCTGGAGACGTTATCTCCGTACCTGAGAATACACCGCACTTCTTCACTTTAATGGAGAACAAACAAATTATTGCTGTACGTCTGTTCATCGAAAAAGATGGCTGGATTGCAGATCCATACCCTGATCCTACTTTTATCAAACAAGCCTAA
- a CDS encoding GntR family transcriptional regulator: MSLNQKIRGSTRAYSYNLLKERILHLELKPGTKISEKEIADELQVSRTPVREAFMKLAEEELLDIIPQSGTIVSHINLEHVEEGRFMREKMEKEIVTLACVSFPEEYRFRLETNIAMQEVCIGKNNFYRLFELDEEFHQILFQGTGKLRTWKMLQQLNIPFNRLRLLRLAEDSNLEVIISQHKEIYRLITERQTEQAVQVMEAHLRLVVIEQESIKAKYPHYFI, from the coding sequence ATGTCACTTAATCAAAAAATTAGAGGCTCGACCCGGGCATATTCATATAACCTGTTAAAAGAACGAATTCTTCACCTGGAACTTAAGCCGGGTACCAAGATTTCAGAGAAAGAGATTGCAGATGAACTGCAGGTGAGCAGAACACCCGTTAGAGAAGCATTCATGAAGCTTGCTGAAGAAGAACTGCTGGACATTATTCCCCAGAGTGGAACGATCGTCTCTCATATTAATCTGGAGCATGTGGAAGAAGGCAGGTTTATGCGGGAGAAGATGGAGAAGGAAATCGTGACTTTGGCTTGTGTTTCTTTTCCTGAAGAGTACAGATTTCGACTTGAAACCAACATTGCAATGCAGGAAGTCTGTATAGGAAAAAACAATTTCTATCGTCTATTTGAACTGGATGAAGAGTTTCATCAGATTTTGTTCCAGGGCACGGGTAAGCTAAGAACATGGAAAATGTTGCAGCAGCTGAATATTCCGTTTAATCGGTTGCGTTTATTACGTCTAGCGGAGGACTCCAACCTGGAGGTCATTATCTCCCAGCACAAAGAGATTTATCGTCTTATCACAGAGCGTCAGACCGAGCAAGCTGTTCAGGTGATGGAAGCTCATCTTAGACTAGTTGTTATTGAACAGGAATCGATAAAGGCGAAATACCCGCATTATTTTATATAA